Part of the Aquabacterium sp. NJ1 genome, GGCAATCGTGTTGAGCGGGTCCTGCGCTTGCAAGGCCAGCGCCGGGTAGCCCACCAGTGGCGGCTCGCCGCAGTCGGCGCTGTAGTGCACGACAGAGGGCAGCAGGACCTGATCGGCCATGTCTGCCAAGGCACGTGGCACCGCGCTTTGCACGCTGGCGACCAGCGAGTTGGTGGTGCCCAGGTCGATGCCGGCCGCCAGTCTGTGCTGGTGAGGGGCCGCGCTTTGCCCGGGTTCAGCGATCTGCAGCAGTGCCATGGTGGGCCTCTTTCAGACAGCGAAGCTCTCGCCGCAGCCGCACTCGGCCTTGGAGTTCGGGTTGTTGAACTTGAAGCCTTCGTTGAGGCCCTCGCGCACGAAGTCGAGTTGCGTGCCATCCAGGAAGGGCAGGCTCTTCTGGTCGACCAGCAACTGCAGGCCGTGGCTTTCAAAGCTGACGTCCTCTGGTGAGGTCTCGTCGGCGAACTCGATCGCATACGACAAGCCCGAGCAACCGCTGGTCTTCACGGCCAGGCGCAGGCCCAGGCCCTTGCCGCGCTTGTCGATGGATTTCTGAACATGGCGGGCAGCCGCCTCGGTCATCGTGATCGCCATGGCGGGCCTCACATCGAGAACGAACTGCCGCAACCGCAGGTGGTCTGCGCGTTGGGGTTGTGGATCACGAAGCGCGAGCCTTCGAGCCCGTCTTCGTAGTCGATGTCGGCACCCATCAGGTATTGCAGGCTCATGGCATCCACGACCATGGTCACGCCATCTTTGTCGATGCGGGTGTCGTCTTCATTGAGCTGGTCGTCGAAGGCAAAGCCATACGAGAAACCCGAGCAGCCACCGCCTGTCACGTACAGGCGCAGCTTGAGCTGGGGGTTGCCTTCGTCGGCAATCAGTTCGCTGACCTTGGCGGCTGCGGCGGCGCTGAAGCTCAGGGGGGCGGGCGGGGGCATGTCGCTGCCCACAGAGGCGGTCATGGTCGATTCCATTTGCGTGGCTCCTTGGTCGGTTGGCGGGTGAGGCTGATAGGTCAGGGGATCAGTTCGGGGCACAGATGGGCTGGTCGGCCAGCGTGGTGCTGCCGGTGCTGCCCGTGTTGCCTTGGGCGTGCTTGTTCTGGTAGTCCGCTACGGCTGCCTTGATGGCGTCTTCGGCCAGGATGGAGCAGTGGATCTTCACGGGCGGCAGGGCCAGCTCTTCAGCGATCTGCGTGTTCTTGATCGACAGGGCTTCGTCCAGCGTCTTGCCGCGTACCCACTCGGTCACCAGCGAGCTCGATGCAATCGCAGAGCCACAGCCATAGGTCTTGAAGCGGGCGTCTTCGATCACGCCGGTGGCAGGGTTGACCTTGATCTGCAACTTCATGACATCACCACAGGCCGGGGCGCCCACCATGCCAGTGGCCACGCCGTCTTCGTCGGCAGCAAAGGAGCCG contains:
- the iscA gene encoding iron-sulfur cluster assembly protein IscA: MAITMTEAAARHVQKSIDKRGKGLGLRLAVKTSGCSGLSYAIEFADETSPEDVSFESHGLQLLVDQKSLPFLDGTQLDFVREGLNEGFKFNNPNSKAECGCGESFAV
- the erpA gene encoding iron-sulfur cluster insertion protein ErpA — translated: MESTMTASVGSDMPPPAPLSFSAAAAAKVSELIADEGNPQLKLRLYVTGGGCSGFSYGFAFDDQLNEDDTRIDKDGVTMVVDAMSLQYLMGADIDYEDGLEGSRFVIHNPNAQTTCGCGSSFSM
- the iscU gene encoding Fe-S cluster assembly scaffold IscU, with the translated sequence MAYSDKVIDHYENPRNVGSFAADEDGVATGMVGAPACGDVMKLQIKVNPATGVIEDARFKTYGCGSAIASSSLVTEWVRGKTLDEALSIKNTQIAEELALPPVKIHCSILAEDAIKAAVADYQNKHAQGNTGSTGSTTLADQPICAPN